A genomic window from Paramormyrops kingsleyae isolate MSU_618 chromosome 23, PKINGS_0.4, whole genome shotgun sequence includes:
- the LOC111839654 gene encoding stathmin-like has product MASSGNIQVKELDKRASGQAFEVLLSPTSGDSKGEFPLTNPKKKDVSLEEIQRKLDAAEERRKSHEAEVLKHLAEKREHEKEVQQKAQEESSNFSKMAEEKLNQKMEANKENRTARMAALNEKFKEKDKKLEEVRKNKETKDDDEEEEN; this is encoded by the exons ATGGCATCCTCTGGGA ACATTCAGGTGAAGGAGCTGGACAAGCGTGCCTCTGGGCAAGCCTTCGAAGTTCTCCTGAGTCCCACCAGTGGGGACTCCAAGGGCGAATTCCCCCTGACCAACCCCAAGAAAAAGGATGTCTCTCTGGAAGAGATCCAGAGAAAACTGGATGCTGCTGAAGAAAGGCGCAAA TCTCATGAAGCAGAAGTGCTGAAGCACCTGGCAGAGAAGAGGGAGCACGAGAAGGAGGTGCAGCAGAAGGCGCAGGAGGAGAGCAGCAACTTCAGCAAGATGGCGGAGGAGAAGCTCAACCAGAAGATGGAGGCCAACAAGGAAAATCGTACGGCCAGGATGGCAGCCCTGAATGAGAAGTTCAAAGAGAAG GACaagaagctggaggaggtgCGGAAGAACAAAGAGACAaaagatgatgatgaagaagaagaaaactaA